In one window of Brassica rapa cultivar Chiifu-401-42 chromosome A07, CAAS_Brap_v3.01, whole genome shotgun sequence DNA:
- the LOC103828997 gene encoding uncharacterized protein LOC103828997 isoform X1, with protein sequence MDLYEDIFNDQSLQFSPLRLSPSPEPFTSIVGVLQDPLVEETENVREETVGLINNSAISEANPSRSAQCPDLIPLPDTLTLVQSPPEVEQLLFCSPHGYMQENLPNIQSDQPFLFDQNMLDAFQEQDVFTMQDQQFLYNPHGSLQGNTNGQLEHQSLFSQKTMNHFQEPNDSAMQDHNFGCNPHGLLQGNANGQLDQQSLFNQNTMNPFQELNDSTMIGVGQQIEEENNGYAHPVMTQSFGLPNHLQEQFSLPLSQSYPSNLRYQNGLIDSHSNIYDQQPPPLVQANREDEALVPRMVTEVARTCPLQNQTSVTPPQSHIPTSSTRTCPLQNQISVTPPLPQIPSSSTSRNQGNVQELLNKPSSGVKYPTLKDYAHLFPSTKAFAPIEFNVLWRQQENNPSRFESRHRNGQSRLFERNVFGRRQRNDSSGIEDVESSSAAQRRRTVSPKRNVDLTADDLGDKRLQNKLYDPLYESLGLKIDPHLRVFFPPKRNVGRGPKENQRRQEPDERPPSTGKRDRRLI encoded by the exons ATGGATTTGTATGAAGATATCTTCAACGATCAGTCGTTGCAATTTAGTCCTTTGCGATTATCACCGTCACCAGAACCATTTACTTCGATCGTG GGTGTTTTACAAGATCCTCTAGTGGAAGAAACTGAGAATGTGCGGGAAGAGACTGTTGGTTTAATCAACAATTCTGCTATAAGCGAGGCTAACCCCTCAAGGAGTGCACAATGCCCAGATCTAATCCCACTTCCGGATACATTAACACTAGTGCAATCTCCACCTGAAGTC GAACAACTGCTATTTTGCAGTCCACATGGGTATATGCAAGAAAACTTGCCAAACATACAATCAGATCAACCATTTTTGTTCGATCAAAACATGTTGGATGCTTTTCAAGAGCAAGATGTATTTACAATG CAAGATCAGCAATTCTTATACAATCCACATGGGTCATTACAAGGAAACACAAACGGTCAACTAGAGCACCAATCTTTGTTCAGCCAGAAAACAATGAATCATTTTCAGGAACCAAATGATTCTGCAATG CAAGATCACAATTTCGGATGCAATCCACATGGACTTTTACAAGGAAACGCAAACGGACAATTAGATCAACAATCTTTGTTCAATCAAAATACGATGAATCCTTTTCAGGAACTAAATGATTCTACAATG ATAGGAGTTGGTCAACAAATCGAGGAAGAAAACAATGGATATGCTCATCCTGTAATGACTCAATCTTTTGGGTTACCAAATCATCTCCAAGAGCAGTTTTCATTACCTTT ATCACAAAGTTACCCATCAAATTTAAGGTACCAGAACGGCCTAATTGATTCACATTCCAACATATACGACCAGCAACCGCCTCCATTAGTTCAAGCTAATAGGGAAGACGAAGCTTTAGTCCCAAGGATGGTTACAGAGGTGGCTAG GACATGCCCTCTACAGAATCAGACTTCTGTGACCCCTCCTCAATCTCACATACCGACAAGCTCTACAAG GACATGCCCTTTACAGAATCAGATTTCTGTGACCCCTCCTCTACCTCAAATACCGTCGAGCTCTACAAG TAGGAATCAAGGAAACGTGCAAGAGCTACTGAATAAGCCATCATCGGGTGTTAAATACCCAACCCTCAAAGATTATGCACATCTATTTCCAAGCACGAAGGCATTCGCTCCCATAGAG TTCAACGTTTTGTGGCGTCAACAAGAAAATAACCCAAGTCGGTTTGAGAGTCGACACAGAAATGGCCAAAGTCGATTATTTGAGCGTAACGTTTTTGGGCGTCGCCAAAGAAATGATTCAAGTGGCATTGAAGATGTAGAATCATCATCTGCTGCTCAGCGAAGG AGGACCGTCTCGCCAAAAAGAAATGTTGATTTAACTGCAGACGACCTTGGTGATAAAAG gctacaaaataaattatatgatcCATTGTATGAAAGCCTCGGATTAAAAATTGATCCTCACTTGAGAGTTTTCTTCCCACCCAAAAGAAATG TTGGTAGAGGACCAAAAGAAAACCAGCGACGGCAAGAACCGGATGAGAGACCACCGTCCACTGGCAAAAGAGATCGGAGACTGATTTAG
- the LOC103828997 gene encoding uncharacterized protein LOC103828997 isoform X2, whose protein sequence is MDLYEDIFNDQSLQFSPLRLSPSPEPFTSIVGVLQDPLVEETENVREETVGLINNSAISEANPSRSAQCPDLIPLPDTLTLVQSPPEVEQLLFCSPHGYMQENLPNIQSDQPFLFDQNMLDAFQEQDVFTMQDQQFLYNPHGSLQGNTNGQLEHQSLFSQKTMNHFQEPNDSAMQDHNFGCNPHGLLQGNANGQLDQQSLFNQNTMNPFQELNDSTMIGVGQQIEEENNGYAHPVMTQSFGLPNHLQEQFSLPLSQSYPSNLRYQNGLIDSHSNIYDQQPPPLVQANREDEALVPRMVTEVARTCPLQNQTSVTPPQSHIPTSSTRTCPLQNQISVTPPLPQIPSSSTRNQGNVQELLNKPSSGVKYPTLKDYAHLFPSTKAFAPIEFNVLWRQQENNPSRFESRHRNGQSRLFERNVFGRRQRNDSSGIEDVESSSAAQRRRTVSPKRNVDLTADDLGDKRLQNKLYDPLYESLGLKIDPHLRVFFPPKRNVGRGPKENQRRQEPDERPPSTGKRDRRLI, encoded by the exons ATGGATTTGTATGAAGATATCTTCAACGATCAGTCGTTGCAATTTAGTCCTTTGCGATTATCACCGTCACCAGAACCATTTACTTCGATCGTG GGTGTTTTACAAGATCCTCTAGTGGAAGAAACTGAGAATGTGCGGGAAGAGACTGTTGGTTTAATCAACAATTCTGCTATAAGCGAGGCTAACCCCTCAAGGAGTGCACAATGCCCAGATCTAATCCCACTTCCGGATACATTAACACTAGTGCAATCTCCACCTGAAGTC GAACAACTGCTATTTTGCAGTCCACATGGGTATATGCAAGAAAACTTGCCAAACATACAATCAGATCAACCATTTTTGTTCGATCAAAACATGTTGGATGCTTTTCAAGAGCAAGATGTATTTACAATG CAAGATCAGCAATTCTTATACAATCCACATGGGTCATTACAAGGAAACACAAACGGTCAACTAGAGCACCAATCTTTGTTCAGCCAGAAAACAATGAATCATTTTCAGGAACCAAATGATTCTGCAATG CAAGATCACAATTTCGGATGCAATCCACATGGACTTTTACAAGGAAACGCAAACGGACAATTAGATCAACAATCTTTGTTCAATCAAAATACGATGAATCCTTTTCAGGAACTAAATGATTCTACAATG ATAGGAGTTGGTCAACAAATCGAGGAAGAAAACAATGGATATGCTCATCCTGTAATGACTCAATCTTTTGGGTTACCAAATCATCTCCAAGAGCAGTTTTCATTACCTTT ATCACAAAGTTACCCATCAAATTTAAGGTACCAGAACGGCCTAATTGATTCACATTCCAACATATACGACCAGCAACCGCCTCCATTAGTTCAAGCTAATAGGGAAGACGAAGCTTTAGTCCCAAGGATGGTTACAGAGGTGGCTAG GACATGCCCTCTACAGAATCAGACTTCTGTGACCCCTCCTCAATCTCACATACCGACAAGCTCTACAAG GACATGCCCTTTACAGAATCAGATTTCTGTGACCCCTCCTCTACCTCAAATACCGTCGAGCTCTACAAG GAATCAAGGAAACGTGCAAGAGCTACTGAATAAGCCATCATCGGGTGTTAAATACCCAACCCTCAAAGATTATGCACATCTATTTCCAAGCACGAAGGCATTCGCTCCCATAGAG TTCAACGTTTTGTGGCGTCAACAAGAAAATAACCCAAGTCGGTTTGAGAGTCGACACAGAAATGGCCAAAGTCGATTATTTGAGCGTAACGTTTTTGGGCGTCGCCAAAGAAATGATTCAAGTGGCATTGAAGATGTAGAATCATCATCTGCTGCTCAGCGAAGG AGGACCGTCTCGCCAAAAAGAAATGTTGATTTAACTGCAGACGACCTTGGTGATAAAAG gctacaaaataaattatatgatcCATTGTATGAAAGCCTCGGATTAAAAATTGATCCTCACTTGAGAGTTTTCTTCCCACCCAAAAGAAATG TTGGTAGAGGACCAAAAGAAAACCAGCGACGGCAAGAACCGGATGAGAGACCACCGTCCACTGGCAAAAGAGATCGGAGACTGATTTAG
- the LOC103828997 gene encoding uncharacterized protein LOC103828997 isoform X3, producing MDLYEDIFNDQSLQFSPLRLSPSPEPFTSIVGVLQDPLVEETENVREETVGLINNSAISEANPSRSAQCPDLIPLPDTLTLVQSPPEVEQLLFCSPHGYMQENLPNIQSDQPFLFDQNMLDAFQEQDVFTMQDQQFLYNPHGSLQGNTNGQLEHQSLFSQKTMNHFQEPNDSAMQDHNFGCNPHGLLQGNANGQLDQQSLFNQNTMNPFQELNDSTMIGVGQQIEEENNGYAHPVMTQSFGLPNHLQEQFSLPLSQSYPSNLRYQNGLIDSHSNIYDQQPPPLVQANREDEALVPRMVTEVARTCPLQNQTSVTPPQSHIPTSSTSRNQGNVQELLNKPSSGVKYPTLKDYAHLFPSTKAFAPIEFNVLWRQQENNPSRFESRHRNGQSRLFERNVFGRRQRNDSSGIEDVESSSAAQRRRTVSPKRNVDLTADDLGDKRLQNKLYDPLYESLGLKIDPHLRVFFPPKRNVGRGPKENQRRQEPDERPPSTGKRDRRLI from the exons ATGGATTTGTATGAAGATATCTTCAACGATCAGTCGTTGCAATTTAGTCCTTTGCGATTATCACCGTCACCAGAACCATTTACTTCGATCGTG GGTGTTTTACAAGATCCTCTAGTGGAAGAAACTGAGAATGTGCGGGAAGAGACTGTTGGTTTAATCAACAATTCTGCTATAAGCGAGGCTAACCCCTCAAGGAGTGCACAATGCCCAGATCTAATCCCACTTCCGGATACATTAACACTAGTGCAATCTCCACCTGAAGTC GAACAACTGCTATTTTGCAGTCCACATGGGTATATGCAAGAAAACTTGCCAAACATACAATCAGATCAACCATTTTTGTTCGATCAAAACATGTTGGATGCTTTTCAAGAGCAAGATGTATTTACAATG CAAGATCAGCAATTCTTATACAATCCACATGGGTCATTACAAGGAAACACAAACGGTCAACTAGAGCACCAATCTTTGTTCAGCCAGAAAACAATGAATCATTTTCAGGAACCAAATGATTCTGCAATG CAAGATCACAATTTCGGATGCAATCCACATGGACTTTTACAAGGAAACGCAAACGGACAATTAGATCAACAATCTTTGTTCAATCAAAATACGATGAATCCTTTTCAGGAACTAAATGATTCTACAATG ATAGGAGTTGGTCAACAAATCGAGGAAGAAAACAATGGATATGCTCATCCTGTAATGACTCAATCTTTTGGGTTACCAAATCATCTCCAAGAGCAGTTTTCATTACCTTT ATCACAAAGTTACCCATCAAATTTAAGGTACCAGAACGGCCTAATTGATTCACATTCCAACATATACGACCAGCAACCGCCTCCATTAGTTCAAGCTAATAGGGAAGACGAAGCTTTAGTCCCAAGGATGGTTACAGAGGTGGCTAG GACATGCCCTCTACAGAATCAGACTTCTGTGACCCCTCCTCAATCTCACATACCGACAAGCTCTACAAG TAGGAATCAAGGAAACGTGCAAGAGCTACTGAATAAGCCATCATCGGGTGTTAAATACCCAACCCTCAAAGATTATGCACATCTATTTCCAAGCACGAAGGCATTCGCTCCCATAGAG TTCAACGTTTTGTGGCGTCAACAAGAAAATAACCCAAGTCGGTTTGAGAGTCGACACAGAAATGGCCAAAGTCGATTATTTGAGCGTAACGTTTTTGGGCGTCGCCAAAGAAATGATTCAAGTGGCATTGAAGATGTAGAATCATCATCTGCTGCTCAGCGAAGG AGGACCGTCTCGCCAAAAAGAAATGTTGATTTAACTGCAGACGACCTTGGTGATAAAAG gctacaaaataaattatatgatcCATTGTATGAAAGCCTCGGATTAAAAATTGATCCTCACTTGAGAGTTTTCTTCCCACCCAAAAGAAATG TTGGTAGAGGACCAAAAGAAAACCAGCGACGGCAAGAACCGGATGAGAGACCACCGTCCACTGGCAAAAGAGATCGGAGACTGATTTAG